A region of Oncorhynchus kisutch isolate 150728-3 linkage group LG29, Okis_V2, whole genome shotgun sequence DNA encodes the following proteins:
- the znhit2 gene encoding zinc finger HIT domain-containing protein 2: MNPILRQRIPPSVRKLLTDIGPRDEHHCSEWPDTEPETVTRDGIELPARGTTNSSEFLTPATGKEDGDADHTDATTQSKVCGLCLCKLSYYTCPRCNVPYCGLECYRSTNHSVCSEEFYKESVLQELKDIGETECEGRKKMQDILLRLRHMADGAEGGMEGVLKTVEEEMGGSEETKERAQVLDLLSKLAEIQSSGQGNVEEIEEILTKLKELGDTDEEAGQVFSANVGDVDEGVEDAEELDLADRLLGLDIDALSEEALWDLLSSQEKEKFRSLVKGGAVGALVPLWRPWWEQHEEGEKALMEVLKEEMGEPEGDDATEQRGSRTRETVKTNKEGQGGGLRKEEVSGLSSCEKREAESQIVVIADNEVKDSGKRLESVGKSGKEQGQRKCKGKYRKEASKAKGPKSIPGVPPINVKIPPLSSLSSHPSPLVRHGLVDALFGYTFTLRLFNGVIESDVTQEFCQMVLTVSEALSSGRVFSSLQETLEGGEAAILAGGYFDREDPSSPARAVEAVAHILTGRSKQDAVGYSLAALSQLRMVLSQARAALPKEGEEGDMRKKYFLAGKKCEFFQAWVSDNAQEVRRLAAGLWREHRKREDERSALQKEKRRVEESWKKGRGKAKGVLIKEID, translated from the coding sequence ATGAATCCAATACTTAGACAGAGAATCCCTCCATCTGTGCGGAAGTTGTTGACCGACATTGGACCAAGGGATGAGCACCACTGCAGTGAATGGCCTGACACAGAGCCTGAGACTGTCACTAGAGATGGAATTGAGCTTCCTGCCAGAGGAACCACCAATAGCAGTGAATTTCTGACACCAGCTACTGGGAAAGAGGATGGAGATGCAGACCATACAGATGCCACAACACAAAGCAAAGTGTGTGGGCTGTGCTTATGCAAACTCTCTTACTACACCTGTCCACGATGCAATGTACCTTACTGTGGCCTGGAATGCTACCGGAGTACAAATCATTCTGTGTGCTCAGAGGAATTCTATAAGGAGTCTGTGTTACAGGAGCTGAAAGATATTGGAGAaacagagtgtgaggggaggaaGAAGATGCAGGATATTCTGTTAAGGCTGAGACATATGGCAgatggggcagagggagggatggagggtgttTTAAAGACcgtagaggaggagatgggaggtaGTGAGGAGACAAAGGAAAGAGCACAGGTTTTAGACCTCCTCTCCAAGTTAGCAGAGATTCAATCATCTGGGCAAGGGAATGTGGAGGAGATTGAAGAGATTTTAACCAAACTCAAAGAGTTAGGAGACACGGATGAAGAAGCAGGGCAGGTGTTTTCTGCAAATGTTGGAGACGTCGATGAGGGGGTTGAAGACGCCGAGGAGCTAGACTTGGCTGACAGGCTCTTGGGGCTGGATATCGATGCTCTCTCTGAGGAGGCATTGTGGGACCTGTTGAGCAGCCAGGAGAAGGAGAAGTTTAGGAGTCTGGTGAAGGGTGGCGCTGTAGGAGCTCTGGTCCCCCTGTGGAGACCGTGGTGGGAGCAGCACGAGGAGGGGGAGAAAGCTCTGATGGAGGTACTGAAGGAGGAGATGGGCGAGCCAGAAGGAGATGATGcaacagaacagagagggagcAGGACAAGAGAAACAGTGAAGACAAATAAAGAAGGACAGGGGGGGGGTCTGCGGAAGGAAGAAGTGTCAGGTTTATCCAGTTGTGAAAAAAGAGAGGCAGAAAGTCAAATTGTGGTCATTGCGGATAATGAAGTCAAGGATTCTGGGAAAAGACTTGAGAGTGTGGGTAAATCAGGGAAGGAGCAGGGACAGAGAAAGTGTAAGGGAAAATACAGAAAAGAGGCGAGCAAGGCTAAGGGGCCAAAATCAATCCCTGGTGTGCCTCCAATCAATGTCAAAATCCCACCTCTGAGCTCCTTGTCATCCCATCCATCCCCTCTTGTTCGCCATGGCTTGGTCGATGCACTGTTTGGCTACACCTTCACCCTACGCCTGTTCAATGGTGTCATCGAGTCAGACGTAACTCAGGAGTTTTGTCAAATGGTTCTCACTGTGTCCGAGGCCCTGAGCTCAGGCAGGGTGTTCAGCTCCCTCCAGGAGACCCTTGAGGGTGGGGAGGCAGCCATTTTGGCCGGGGGCTACTTTGACCGAGAGGACCCCAGTTCCCCAGCCagggctgtggaggctgtggctcATATTCTGACTGGGAGAAGTAAGCAGGATGCCGTTGGATACTCCTTGGCAGCTTTGAGCCAACTCCGTATGGTGCTATCCCAAGCCAGGGCAGCTCTGCccaaagagggagaagagggggacatgAGAAAGAAGTATTTCCTCGCGGGGAAGAAATGTGAGTTCTTTCAAGCTTGGGTGTCTGACAATGCCCAGGAGGTGAGAAGACTGGCCGCTGGGTTATGGAGAGAGCACAggaagagggaggatgagaggagtgctttgcagaaggagaagagaagagttgAAGAAAGCTGGAAGAAGGGAAGAGGAAAAGCGAAGGGTGTGTTGATTAAAGAAATAGATTAA